The ANME-2 cluster archaeon DNA window ACACAAGTACTTCACGCTGAAGGATAGCCGCTCCCAGCTAAATTGCGTGATGTTCAGGAACCACTGCCGCAGCCTGACCTTCCAGCCCGAAGTAGGTATGAAATTGCTGGCACAGGGCGACATAGATGTGTATGAGGTCAGGGGGAGTTACCAGCTTGTGGTCACTGCCCTCAGGCCCGACGGTATCGGGGAACTGCATATTGCACTGGAGAAATTGAAGACAAAGTTATCAGCAGAGGGTTTATTCGATGCCGGGCACAAACGGGCACTACCGCAATTTCCCAGGCGTATCGGAGTCGCAACATCCCCTACCGGGGCCGTATTGCATGATATTATTAACGTGACCAGGCGCAGGTTCCCTGTGGATATCCTGCTATCTCCAACCGTGGTCCAGGGTGAAAATGCTGTGGAGAGTATCGTGAATTCCATTAAGCGCCTGAACAACATTGATGTTGATGTGATAATCCTTGCCAGGGGCGGGGGTTCCCTTGAAGACCTGTGGCCTTTCAACAGCGAACAGGTTGCCCTGGCGATCTATAATTCCAGGATCCCTGTGGTATCTGCAGTCGGACATGAGACCGATTTCACCGTGGCAGACCTGACCGCAGACATCCGGGCACCCACACCGTCCGCCGCTGCCGAACTGGTAGTACCTGACCAAAATGAGGTAATGGCACGGGTAGATACGGCCCGATCGCATCTTATCTCATCCATCACAGGTCTTGTTGAATATCACAATAATCATCTTTCGCATCTCGAAAATCGTGTGGATGCCCGGCGCCTGGTTGGTACGTTGAACCAGCATTTCCAGCGCGTGGACGAGCTCGGGACGCGCCTGGCTCTTACCATGGACCGCAAACTTGAACTGCACAACAAACACCTGGAATCGTGCGCGGGTAAACTCAATGCTATGAGCCCGTTAAATACATTGAAACGTGGATACAGTATCGTACAGCATGAAGGAAAGCTGGTCAGGAGTATCAGAGATGTTAAAAAAGGAGATGCACTGGAGATGCAGGTAATTGACGGTAAGATAGCCTGCAAAGTAACGGACACGGAGGAACAAAATTGAACGCAGATACTGATAAAGACGACATACATTTAGAAGACGCACTGGCAGAACTGGAAGATATAACACGGAAAATAGAACAGGGCGACCAGTCCCTGGATGAGAGCCTTGCACTCTTCGAGCGGGGTATAGCCCTTACCCGCCTGTGCTCATCAAAACTGGAAACTGCCAGGCAAAAGATTGAAAAACTGGTTGATGAGAATAAAACCGAGGAAATGGAACTTGAATAGTTCACTTTGTAGAAACTATCTTTATCACATCACCATCTTCAACTTCATGCTTCTCACCGAGACGCATCTTGGTTTTAGCATTTACGGCATATAAGAATCCATCCCCGATATCTGTATGCACCAGATAGGCCAGGTCATGGGCTGTGGACCCTCTTTTCATAAGATAGGCATCAGGGAGTACCCTGCCCTTCTTATCCGCGTACTTGTTCTCGTCCTCTACCGGGTATGCGACCACCTGGTCAAGCAATTTCAGAACTGCCGTGTTGATACATTCCTGGATACCGGTACTGCCATTTTCATCTATCAGCATCTTTATTTTATCAAGACCGGCTTTTTGCGCAGCACTGAGTCCATCATTCACCACGAACTCTTCATCACCGGGCCGGTACGCTATGGCACCGCTCTTTGCAGCCATGCGCAAAGCCAGTTCGGCTGCCGCGGATGTTGGTACTACTATCCTGTCCGCTGACATGAGGCGTTCCAGCAGTTCGGGCGGGGCCACATCTATCTTGTTGGCTGCGATCATCAATGGTTTGCTCACCAGCCTCAGAGTATCTGATAGCGCTATCATCTCCTCGTCGGTCCATTTTGCCGGGTTATCAGACATGTGTGTCTTGGCCAGTGCAATCCTTGCATGATGTACACTGACCCCCGCACCCTGCAGCTGGTCAGATATTACCTGTTCAAGTTTCAGGTTTTCAGCCTGTATCTTGCGGGACAGGCGGTCCCAGTTGCGTTTCAGGATGCCGAACATCCACATGGTGATCTCATGTTCCAGAAACTCGATATCTTCCATCGGGTCATGCTGGCCTATGCCCACCGGATTGCCTTCGATATCAGTACCACCTGATACATCGATGACATGAATGATAGCATTGGCCTGCCTCAGGTTGTCCAGGAATGCATTCCCTAATCCTCTGCCTTTATGGGCATCAGGCACCAGGCCGGCCACATCGATAACGTCTACCGGTACAAACCTGATACCATCCTGGCACTGCCCGCAGGGTTTTCCCAGCTCCGTGCATGGACAAAGTGTCCTCACATAGGTGACACCGTGGTTTGCATCAATTGTGGTAAACGGATGATTGGCAATCTCTACGTTTGCAAGTGTAGCAGCCTTGAAAAAGGTACTCTTGCCTGAATTAGGTTTTCCCGCAAGTCCTATGGAAATTGACATGTTCATTACCTCATACGTTGTTTGCTTTAATGTTTTTTTCAGGTACATAATATGTTTGTAACTATTCTCCTGGATACCTGTGACCATCATTGACAACAATTTTCCCGCATTTTTTGCAGGGACCGAGTTGACCGTTTCGTGTAAAGATGAACAATCTTAAACCCGGCATCATCCCTGATTTTTAAAATGTAAAGGAAAAACAGGATAATTTAGTCTAAACGTTAACGAAATGGTTATGCTGCAAGAAAATCTTCCCTACGGTCGGAATAACTTGAGTACATAACATTATACTTTATATATAACAAGAAAACGAGAATTGCTGACATAAAAATACTGTTTACAATAAAATCGAAATGTTTAACACTATACCAATCACTCGATTATATTTGTACTTTAAAGAGTAGGTGAGTGTAACGTCATCCAATATACAGCTTTGCTACCAATGCGGTAAGTGTACTGCTATCTGTCCGATGCGAAGGGTTGTAAAGACCGCCCCCAGGAGCAATATTTACCAGGAAAATATTTACAGGACACGTACCGAGGATATCTGGAACTGCCTGACCTGCAACCTCTGCTACGATGGATGCCCGCAGGGAGTGAACTATTCGGAATTTGTACGGGAGACCAGGGGAAAAGCAGATGACAGCCATCTGGTCCACAAGGGAGTCTTTACTGCACTATCCGAACTGATGACAGACCTGGATGAGAGCAGGACCAGCCTTGAGAAAACAGGTAACCCTGATTCAAAGATTGGATATTATCCGGGATGCCTTGACTTCCATGACATGTTCTTCAACCTGGATGTGGATTTTAAGTCCATCGCAGATTCTTCAATGAAACTGCTGCAGCATCTCGATATTGATCCGCAGCTCATGCAAATGAAATGCTGCGGCCACGACCAGTTGTGGCAGGGAGATAAAGATACTTTTGAGAAATTACGAGAGCAGAATTCCAAACTCATTACAGAAAGCGGCATCGATACACTTGTCACATCGTGTGCAGAATGTTACCGGACCCTCAGCGAGGATTATGACCTGCCAATCAAGGTCGTCCATATCAGCCAGGTGCTCAAAGATGCGGACCTTGGTGTGGATTCAGGCATCAAGGTCACCTACCATGATGCATGCAGGCTCGGTCGCCATATGGGAGAATACGATGCACCCAGGAGTGCACTTGAAGGAGCGGGGGCCGAGGTTCTTGAGATGAAGCACAGTAAAGGCGGATCCTGGTGCTGCGGTGTCAGTTCCATGATGAACTGCAATGATAAGAGCAAAGCGCTCAGAAAGACCAGGCTGGATGAAGCAAAGGCAACCGGTGCTGAAGTGCTCATCACCACCTGCCCCAAGTGCCTTGCGCATCTCAGTTGCATGAAGAACGAACAGGAATCGGTGGAACAGTACGATTACGATATCAAGGACCTGACCGTGTTCCTTGCCGAGCAGATGGGAGGGAAATAATATGAGTGACCGTGTAAAGACATCTGATTTTGACCGGGCATTCAGGGATGAGGTATTCGAGGAGCCGGGTGCTGATAAGATCTCTCTGTGTTTCAACTGTACCGGATGCTCATCTGGTTGTCCGATGACCGAACAGGAAAGTGAGTATAATATCCGCAAGTTCCTGCGTATGGCGAACCTTGGCATGAAGGAACAGTTACTGAACAATCCCTATATCTGGTACTGCACTACATGCTATAAGTGCCAGGAACGGTGTCCCCAGGGGGTGCAGAACGTGGATGCCCTGTTAAAGATACGGACCATTGCCGTGGAGAACGGTATCATGCTGGCACCCCACAAGAAGGTGGGGCAGCTGGTGGTCAAGTTCGGGCATGCGGTTCCCATCAATGACGACACCAGGGAGAAGCGCAAAAAACTTGGGCTGGATGAGGTGCCTCCGACCGTGCACAGGTTCAGTAACGGGCTGGATGAGGTAAGGAAACTGCTTAAGATCGCCGGGTTCGATACTATCGTTGCTGAAAAGGAGGAAGGGAAATGACCCGACTATCCTTCTTCCTGGGGTGTATTGCCCCGAACCGGTACCCTGGTATCGAGGTCTCAACACAGAAAACACTTGAGAAACTCGGCGTGGAACTGGATGACCTTGAAGGTGCTTCCTGCTGTCCTGCTCCGGGTGTGTTCAGGTCATTTGACAAGACCACCTGGCTGGCAATGGCATCAAGGAACATCACCCTGTCCGAAGAACTGGGTGACGATATCCTGACCATCTGCAATGGGTGTTTCGGCTCCCTCACAGATGCCAATCACCTGCTCAAAGAAGATGCAGCGCTCAAAAGTGACGTGAACAGGATACTTTCAGAGATAGGCCGCGAGTTCAGGGGTACGCAGGATGTACGCCACATCGTGGAATACCTGTACCAGGAGATCGGACCTGAGCGGATAAAAGAAGCAGTGACAAACCCGCTGGATCTCAGGGTAGCGGTGCATTACGGTTGTCACCTGGTCAAACCCAGTAAGGAACGGCGCCTGGGCAGTGTGGAGAATCCCACATTCTTTGATGAACTGGTGGAGGCTACCGGGGCAACTTCAGTGGATTACGAGGATAAGATGGCCTGCTGCGGTGCAGGGGGCGGCGCCAGGACAGCAGTGGTGGATACGACCCTCAAACTGGTGGATAAGAAACTGGACCATATGGAAGCGGCAGGTGTGGATTGTGTGGTAGACGCCTGCCCGTTCTGCCATTTGCAGCTTGATGTGGGCCAGACCGAGATAAAGAAGAAATTCGAAAAGGAACACAATATGCCGGTTTTGCATTATTCACAGCTGCTGGGTCTGGCCATGGGATTCACACCTGAGGAGCTGGGTATCGATATGAACTTTACTGGTACTGGTAATCTTATTGAGAAAGTACGGGGTGGTATGAAATGAGTAAATTAGTTGGTGCCGTCGCAGTGGCGGGTGGTGGTATAGCCGGCATCCAGAGCGCCATCGACCTGGCCAGTAGCGGGCTCAAGGTATATCTTATCGAGAAAGGTACGTCCATTGGCGGCAAGATGGCACAGCTGGACAAGACCTTCCCGACCCTGGATTGTTCCATGTGTACGCTGTCACCAAAACTGGCCGAAGTGTCACGCCACCCGAATATTGAACTCCTTACCTACAGCGAGATCACGGATATCGAAGGCGAGGCCGGGGATTTTACCGTAAAGGTCAGGAAAAAAGCCAGGTACGTGGACCCTGAAAAGTGCACTTCATGCGGGATATGCATCGCAAAATGCCCGGCAAAAGTGCCTGATGAATATAATGAAGGGCAGGGTATGCGAAAGGCCATCTACCTTGCTTTTCCCCAGGCCGTGCCCAGGGTGTTCACCATTGACTCAGAACACTGCCTGTACCTGACAAAAGGTAAGTGCGGTAACTGTGCTAAATTCTGTGAGAACAACGCTATCAATTACGAGGACAAAGACGAAGAGGTGGAGCTCAATGTGGGAAGTGTTATCCTGTCCCCGGGGTTCACACCATTTGATGCATCACAGCTGGAGCAGTTCAGGCTTGACCATCCAAACGTGATAACATCCCTGCAGTTCGAGAGGCAGTTGAGTTCATCGGGACCCTATGAAGGTCATGTGACCCTGGCCGACAATTCCCATCCCAAACGTATCGCATGGATACAGTGCGTGGGTTCCCGGAGTCCCGAGATAGGGAGGGCGAATTGCAGCAGCGTGTGCTGCATGTACGCCACCAAGGAAGCCATGGTGGCCATGGAACACGACTCCGGGCTTGAGACCACGATATTCAATATTGATGTCAGGGCATTTGGCAAGGGTTTCGAGGAGTTCTACCAGAAGGCCAGGAAGGAAAAAGGTATCCGGTTCATCCGCAGCCGGCCTTCCGGCGTGGAAGTGGACCCGCTGACCGATACCCTCTCATTGAAATATGAAGTGGAAGGAAATGGTATCAACCAGGAAGAGTTCGATATGGTCGTGCTGTCCATTGGCCTGACACCGTCCGAGAGCAGTAAACAGCTGGCTGAGATAGCACATGTGGATATCGATGAGCTGGGATTTATCAAGACCAAGATAGACCGTCCCCTTGAGACCTCCCGGCCCGGGATATTTGTATGCGGTGCTGTACAGGCACCCAAGGATATCCCCGATACCGTGGCCGATGCCAGTGGTGCCGCCAGTAAAGCGTCTTCGCTGCTTGCCAGTGAGAGGGGGACCCTGGTAACAGAGCGGAAGTACCCGAAAGAGAAGACCATTGGTGAAGAGGTAAGGACCGGCGTGGTGGTGTGCCGCTGCGGTATCAATATCGGCAGCATCGTGGATGTACCTGATGTGGTGGAATATGCAAAGACACTTCCCGGTGTGGTCTTTGCCAAGGAGGAGGTCTATGCCTGCAGCAGCGACAGCCTTGAAGGTATCAGTGAACTCGTAAAGGAGCATGACCTGAACCGGGTGGTAGTGGCATCATGCACGCCCAGGACCCACGAGCCGCTGTTCCAGGATACGCTGATGGAAGCGGGCCTGAACCCCTACCTGTTCGAACTGGCAAATATCAGGGAGCACTGCTCCTGGGTGCACCAGAAGGAAAAGGAAAAGGCGACCCGCAAGGCCAAGGATATTGTCAGGATGAGCACGGCACGAGTGAACCTGTCCCAGCCGCTGTACACGGAACAAATTGAGTTCAATAAAAATGCGCTGGTACTGGGCGGTGGTATCGCGGGAATGACCGCAGCACTGGATATTGCCGATAAAGGATTCCCTGTTACCCTGGTGGAGAAAGGAACCGAACTGGGCGGACTGCTCAGGACGTATACCACGCTCCAGGACGGGCGCCGTACCTCAGATATCCTTGAACCCCTGATTCGGCGGGTAGAGTCCCATGATACTATTACCGTTTTCACCGATACCGAACTGGTGGAACTGGAAGGGGCTGTGGGTAATTTCACCGGTCACCTGAAAGGTGCCAGTGTGGATGAGGAACTCGTTTTCGGTGTGGCGGTCATCGCAACCGGCGCCAATGAACTGAAACCGCAAGGATACTTCTCATACGGCAAATACCCGAATATCGTGACCCAGAGCCAGCTTGAACAGACGATGGATACCGGCGTGGATGCCAAGAACGTGGTATTCATACAGTGTGCAGGCGGGCGCAATGATGAGAGGCCCTACTGTTCCCGGGCATGCTGTACCGTGGCTATGAAGAACGCCATCCGGTTAAAGGAATCAGACCCTGAAAAAAACGTGTATGTATTGTACCGGGATATCAGGACCTTTGGGAAATGGGAGGAACTGTACACCAGGGCCAGGGAACTGGGCGTGGTGTTCATGCGCTATACTGAAAGCCAGGAGCCTGAGGTCACGGACAGGACCGTGAGCGTGATGGACCAGTTACTCGGTATCAACTTCGAAATAGATTATGACCTGCTGGTGCTCAGTGCACCTCTGGTGACGCCCGAGACCAATGAGACCCTGGCGCCTCTGTTCAAAGTGCCGCTGGATGCGAACCGGTTCTTCCTGGAAGCGCATATCAAGCTCAGGCCCGTGGAGTTCGCCACGGACGGAGTGTTCCTGTGCGGGACTGCCCAGGCACCTAAACTGGTGGACGAGGCCGTATCCCAGGCTTCGGCTGCAGCATCCCGGGCATGCACCATCCTGTCCAGGGATTACCTGGAGACCATTGGAAATGTGTCTGTGGTGGACCAGGAACTCTGTATCGGCTGCGGGCGATGTACGCTCGTGTGTCCCTATAATGCCCCCGAACTCAAGGAGGTCGTGGTAGAGACCGAGGAGATCATCTACACGACCAGGAAGAGCGAGATCAACCCGGCTGTGTGCAAAGGGTGCGGTAGCTGTGCTGCCGAGTGCCCGACCGGAGCCATTACTCCCAGGCACTTTACGGCACCCCAGATAATTGCTGTGATAAAGGCTTACGGGGAGGGGATATGAATGACATTTGAACCTGATGTGCTGACTTTTTGCTGTAACTGGTGCAGCTACGCGGGTGCCGACCTTGCAGGCGTATCCAGGCTCCAGTATCCCACCAACAACCGCATCGTGCGCGTGATGTGCAGCAGCAGGATAGAGCCCACGTTCATCCTCGAAGCCCTGAAGGAAGGTGCGGACGGCATCCTGGTGACAGGTTGTCATATCGGGGATTGCCACTATATCGAAGGGAATGTCCATACCGACGAGAGGATGAAGGAAATGGTGGATGCACTTGAACACCTGGGACTGGGCGGACGGCTTCACCTGGAATGGGTGTCTGCGGCAGAGGGCAAAAAATTCCAGGAAACGATCACTGAATTTGTAGAAAAGGTCAGGGCCCTTGGTCCCAGTCCTTTGAAACCAAAAGGGGTGGATGATTAATATGACTCAACAAAAAGCAGTAACTGAACAATTACAGGCAGAGGAGCCCAGGATAGGGGCTTTCATCTGTGAATGCGGCGTGAACATCGGAGGTGCTGTGGACTGCCAGGCCGTGGCAGATTATATTGGCACCCTGCCCAACGTGACCACGGCGGTCGTTAACAAATACACCTGCAGCGACGCCGGACAGGCAGAGATAAAGAATGCGATAAAGGAACTGGGCCTGAACAGGGTACTGGTTGCATCGTGTACGCCCAAGACCCACGAACCTATCTTCAGGGCGTGCGTGGAAGAGGCGGGACTGAATCCCTACCTGTTCGAGTTCGTGAATATCAGGGAACATTGCAGCTGGATACACATGTGGGAGAAGGAAGATGCCACCCACAAGGCCAAGGAACTGGTGCGCATGGGCGTGGCGCGGGCGGCATTGCTTGAACCATTGCAATCCAGCGAGGTGCCGGTTACGAATAAGGCACTGGTCATCGGTGCCGGGGTTACGGGCATGCAGGCGGCACTGGATATTGCTGATATGGGGTTCCAGGTGTACCTGGTGGAGCAGGGGCCTTCCATCGGCGGGAAGATGGCACAGCTGGATAAGACCTTCCCGACCAATGACTGCAGTATCTGTATCCTGGGTCCCAAGATGGTGGAAGTTGCCCGGAACAAGAATATCGATATCATGAGCTACTCTGAGGTAGAGGAAGTGGACGGGTATGTGGGTAACTTCAAGGTGAAAGTGAAGCACAAGCCCAGGTACCTCAATATCAATGAGTGTACCGGCTGCGGATTGTGTACCGAGAAGTGCCCGGTCGAGGTGCCCTATACCGAGTTCAATGAGGGGATCGGCACGCGCAAGGCCATCTATGTGCCCTTCCCCCAGGCAGTGCCCTTGCGGGCCCTGGTGGACAAAACGGTGTGCATCGATTGCGGGGCCTGCATCAAGGCATGTGAGCGCGGCGCCATTGATATGGACCAGCAGGAAACATTCTCTGAGCTGGATGTGGGCGTGATAGTAGTGGCCGTCGGTTACGATGTATATAATCCCGAGCCAAAACACGAATACGGGTTCGGCCTGTACGATAATGTCATCACCACCATGGAGTTCGAGAGGCTTATCAATGCCAGTGGACCCACTATGGGCAAAGTGGTGCGGCCTTCGGACGTAAAACCGCCCAAACGGATAGGGTTCGTGCAATGCGTTGGCAGCAGGGATAAGAACTCGAACATATATTGTTCCAGTTTCTGTTGCATGGCGTCCCTGAAAAATGCCCAGCTGATAAAGGAAAAATATCCTGATACAGAAGTCTATATCATGTATATGGATATGAGAACGCCGTTTCGGATGTACGAGGAGTTCTACAACAGGGCAAGGGATTCCGGTATCAAGTTCGTCAGGGGCAAACCTGCAGAAGTGAGCGAAACTGAGGATAAGAATATCATTGCCAGGGTAGAGGATACCCTGACCGGTGATATCATGAACCTGGAACTGGACCTGATGGTCCTGAGCGTCGGTGCGGTACCGAACAAGGGTACCGAGAAAGTACGCCAGATACTGAAAGTGAGCCGGGCTGCGGACGGGTTCATGATGGAAGCCCATCCAAAATTGAAACCGGTTGACACTACCCTGGATGGTATCTTTATCGGTGGAATGACCCAGGGTCCCAAGGATATTCCCTATTCCATATCCCAGGGGAGTGCGTGTGCTGCCCGTGCGACACGGTTCCTGGCTCAGGGGAAGGCACTGACCGAAGGCATTACCGTAAAGGTCGATGAGGATATCTGCGTATCCTGCGGTGTGTGCGCACCCATGTGCCCGTTCCAGGCACTGGGAATGGAAGGCGGGAAGTTGAATATTATCACGGCCCTGTGCAAGGGGTGCGGCACCTGTGTGGTGGCCTGCCCGACCGGGGCATTGCAGCAGAGTCACTTCAAGAACGAACAGTTGCTGGCACAGGTCAGGAACGTGTTCGCCTACGGGGAGGTGTGAAC harbors:
- a CDS encoding hydrogenase iron-sulfur subunit — translated: MTFEPDVLTFCCNWCSYAGADLAGVSRLQYPTNNRIVRVMCSSRIEPTFILEALKEGADGILVTGCHIGDCHYIEGNVHTDERMKEMVDALEHLGLGGRLHLEWVSAAEGKKFQETITEFVEKVRALGPSPLKPKGVDD
- the hdrC gene encoding CoB--CoM heterodisulfide reductase subunit C, which encodes MSDRVKTSDFDRAFRDEVFEEPGADKISLCFNCTGCSSGCPMTEQESEYNIRKFLRMANLGMKEQLLNNPYIWYCTTCYKCQERCPQGVQNVDALLKIRTIAVENGIMLAPHKKVGQLVVKFGHAVPINDDTREKRKKLGLDEVPPTVHRFSNGLDEVRKLLKIAGFDTIVAEKEEGK
- the xseB gene encoding exodeoxyribonuclease VII small subunit, translating into MNADTDKDDIHLEDALAELEDITRKIEQGDQSLDESLALFERGIALTRLCSSKLETARQKIEKLVDENKTEEMELE
- a CDS encoding redox-regulated ATPase YchF, whose protein sequence is MSISIGLAGKPNSGKSTFFKAATLANVEIANHPFTTIDANHGVTYVRTLCPCTELGKPCGQCQDGIRFVPVDVIDVAGLVPDAHKGRGLGNAFLDNLRQANAIIHVIDVSGGTDIEGNPVGIGQHDPMEDIEFLEHEITMWMFGILKRNWDRLSRKIQAENLKLEQVISDQLQGAGVSVHHARIALAKTHMSDNPAKWTDEEMIALSDTLRLVSKPLMIAANKIDVAPPELLERLMSADRIVVPTSAAAELALRMAAKSGAIAYRPGDEEFVVNDGLSAAQKAGLDKIKMLIDENGSTGIQECINTAVLKLLDQVVAYPVEDENKYADKKGRVLPDAYLMKRGSTAHDLAYLVHTDIGDGFLYAVNAKTKMRLGEKHEVEDGDVIKIVSTK
- a CDS encoding CoB--CoM heterodisulfide reductase iron-sulfur subunit A family protein, producing MSKLVGAVAVAGGGIAGIQSAIDLASSGLKVYLIEKGTSIGGKMAQLDKTFPTLDCSMCTLSPKLAEVSRHPNIELLTYSEITDIEGEAGDFTVKVRKKARYVDPEKCTSCGICIAKCPAKVPDEYNEGQGMRKAIYLAFPQAVPRVFTIDSEHCLYLTKGKCGNCAKFCENNAINYEDKDEEVELNVGSVILSPGFTPFDASQLEQFRLDHPNVITSLQFERQLSSSGPYEGHVTLADNSHPKRIAWIQCVGSRSPEIGRANCSSVCCMYATKEAMVAMEHDSGLETTIFNIDVRAFGKGFEEFYQKARKEKGIRFIRSRPSGVEVDPLTDTLSLKYEVEGNGINQEEFDMVVLSIGLTPSESSKQLAEIAHVDIDELGFIKTKIDRPLETSRPGIFVCGAVQAPKDIPDTVADASGAASKASSLLASERGTLVTERKYPKEKTIGEEVRTGVVVCRCGINIGSIVDVPDVVEYAKTLPGVVFAKEEVYACSSDSLEGISELVKEHDLNRVVVASCTPRTHEPLFQDTLMEAGLNPYLFELANIREHCSWVHQKEKEKATRKAKDIVRMSTARVNLSQPLYTEQIEFNKNALVLGGGIAGMTAALDIADKGFPVTLVEKGTELGGLLRTYTTLQDGRRTSDILEPLIRRVESHDTITVFTDTELVELEGAVGNFTGHLKGASVDEELVFGVAVIATGANELKPQGYFSYGKYPNIVTQSQLEQTMDTGVDAKNVVFIQCAGGRNDERPYCSRACCTVAMKNAIRLKESDPEKNVYVLYRDIRTFGKWEELYTRARELGVVFMRYTESQEPEVTDRTVSVMDQLLGINFEIDYDLLVLSAPLVTPETNETLAPLFKVPLDANRFFLEAHIKLRPVEFATDGVFLCGTAQAPKLVDEAVSQASAAASRACTILSRDYLETIGNVSVVDQELCIGCGRCTLVCPYNAPELKEVVVETEEIIYTTRKSEINPAVCKGCGSCAAECPTGAITPRHFTAPQIIAVIKAYGEGI
- the hdrB gene encoding CoB--CoM heterodisulfide reductase subunit B; amino-acid sequence: MTRLSFFLGCIAPNRYPGIEVSTQKTLEKLGVELDDLEGASCCPAPGVFRSFDKTTWLAMASRNITLSEELGDDILTICNGCFGSLTDANHLLKEDAALKSDVNRILSEIGREFRGTQDVRHIVEYLYQEIGPERIKEAVTNPLDLRVAVHYGCHLVKPSKERRLGSVENPTFFDELVEATGATSVDYEDKMACCGAGGGARTAVVDTTLKLVDKKLDHMEAAGVDCVVDACPFCHLQLDVGQTEIKKKFEKEHNMPVLHYSQLLGLAMGFTPEELGIDMNFTGTGNLIEKVRGGMK
- a CDS encoding CoB--CoM heterodisulfide reductase iron-sulfur subunit A family protein; its protein translation is MTQQKAVTEQLQAEEPRIGAFICECGVNIGGAVDCQAVADYIGTLPNVTTAVVNKYTCSDAGQAEIKNAIKELGLNRVLVASCTPKTHEPIFRACVEEAGLNPYLFEFVNIREHCSWIHMWEKEDATHKAKELVRMGVARAALLEPLQSSEVPVTNKALVIGAGVTGMQAALDIADMGFQVYLVEQGPSIGGKMAQLDKTFPTNDCSICILGPKMVEVARNKNIDIMSYSEVEEVDGYVGNFKVKVKHKPRYLNINECTGCGLCTEKCPVEVPYTEFNEGIGTRKAIYVPFPQAVPLRALVDKTVCIDCGACIKACERGAIDMDQQETFSELDVGVIVVAVGYDVYNPEPKHEYGFGLYDNVITTMEFERLINASGPTMGKVVRPSDVKPPKRIGFVQCVGSRDKNSNIYCSSFCCMASLKNAQLIKEKYPDTEVYIMYMDMRTPFRMYEEFYNRARDSGIKFVRGKPAEVSETEDKNIIARVEDTLTGDIMNLELDLMVLSVGAVPNKGTEKVRQILKVSRAADGFMMEAHPKLKPVDTTLDGIFIGGMTQGPKDIPYSISQGSACAARATRFLAQGKALTEGITVKVDEDICVSCGVCAPMCPFQALGMEGGKLNIITALCKGCGTCVVACPTGALQQSHFKNEQLLAQVRNVFAYGEV
- a CDS encoding (Fe-S)-binding protein, with the protein product MRRVVKTAPRSNIYQENIYRTRTEDIWNCLTCNLCYDGCPQGVNYSEFVRETRGKADDSHLVHKGVFTALSELMTDLDESRTSLEKTGNPDSKIGYYPGCLDFHDMFFNLDVDFKSIADSSMKLLQHLDIDPQLMQMKCCGHDQLWQGDKDTFEKLREQNSKLITESGIDTLVTSCAECYRTLSEDYDLPIKVVHISQVLKDADLGVDSGIKVTYHDACRLGRHMGEYDAPRSALEGAGAEVLEMKHSKGGSWCCGVSSMMNCNDKSKALRKTRLDEAKATGAEVLITTCPKCLAHLSCMKNEQESVEQYDYDIKDLTVFLAEQMGGK
- the xseA gene encoding exodeoxyribonuclease VII large subunit, with protein sequence MLNGDPHLQKIWVRGEISNLTNHSSGHKYFTLKDSRSQLNCVMFRNHCRSLTFQPEVGMKLLAQGDIDVYEVRGSYQLVVTALRPDGIGELHIALEKLKTKLSAEGLFDAGHKRALPQFPRRIGVATSPTGAVLHDIINVTRRRFPVDILLSPTVVQGENAVESIVNSIKRLNNIDVDVIILARGGGSLEDLWPFNSEQVALAIYNSRIPVVSAVGHETDFTVADLTADIRAPTPSAAAELVVPDQNEVMARVDTARSHLISSITGLVEYHNNHLSHLENRVDARRLVGTLNQHFQRVDELGTRLALTMDRKLELHNKHLESCAGKLNAMSPLNTLKRGYSIVQHEGKLVRSIRDVKKGDALEMQVIDGKIACKVTDTEEQN